From one Treponema denticola genomic stretch:
- a CDS encoding PIN domain-containing protein yields the protein MRVLIDTNVLLDVLLNRVLFVQDAVDVLNISDKDVKKYVSAATITDIYYIAYKELRDKEIVRDLIKRLLKIVHIADVSEQEIILAIDSGWDDFEDSVQNAVAESHRFDAIITRNISDFKGSSIPIISPKDFVGSFNNKNL from the coding sequence ATGCGAGTGCTGATTGATACAAATGTTTTGCTGGATGTATTATTAAACAGAGTTTTGTTTGTACAGGATGCTGTTGACGTATTAAATATTTCGGATAAGGATGTAAAAAAATATGTTTCAGCAGCAACTATTACGGATATTTATTATATTGCTTATAAAGAATTACGAGACAAGGAAATAGTTAGAGATTTGATAAAAAGACTTTTAAAAATTGTTCATATTGCAGATGTTTCCGAACAAGAAATTATTTTAGCTATTGACTCAGGTTGGGATGATTTTGAGGATTCGGTACAGAATGCAGTGGCTGAATCTCATAGGTTTGATGCAATTATTACCAGAAATATATCTGATTTTAAAGGATCCTCTATACCAATAATTTCCCCTAAAGATTTTGTAGGTAGTTTTAACAATAAAAACCTATAA
- a CDS encoding ABC transporter ATP-binding protein — translation MMLNRRVIELTKGIKCSILLKALLGVAVSGTYVAQAVLLGKIVGQLYSKEELSVVIQSILYVSAVIASRLILIYYNSVYGKKIIGKVKNILRRRIYDKLLKLGPAFLDDERTGKLGSTMVSGVDYLEGYLTLYIPQILVCVIACGAMLIYVFSLHYVLGIISTAALIAVLISPVAFGKILSESSNAHWTAYRNLTAEILDGIQGITTAKAYNAQERLGKLLKEKMRTLFSETMRNLKVNLAEIGISNFASGIGTSFTLAVAALLTSVHIIPASSLLILLFMTNEVFRPANELAAYFHQGFMGITSMGGIFALLDEEEKIKDEGTKTIDIKSADGFEIRYENIEFAYSEKKNTVFKNLNFTVAKNEKLAVAGESGSGKTTIVNLLLRFYEPTSGSIYINGTDIKDLTLKSLRSLITVVSQETYLFNGTIKENLLHANEDADEEKLIDACKAANIHSFIQSLPDGYNTKVGERGLNFSGGQRQRIAIARAVLKNSPIVVLDEATSSVDTENENEIKQSLNHLLRNRTSITIAHRLNTIENSDRILVLHRGEIVEEGSYKELILKDGYYKKLVEAQQGENQYV, via the coding sequence ATGATGCTTAACAGAAGAGTTATCGAATTGACAAAAGGTATTAAATGCAGCATTTTGCTTAAAGCCCTATTGGGTGTTGCCGTATCGGGAACTTATGTAGCTCAGGCCGTCTTGCTGGGTAAAATAGTGGGACAGCTTTATTCCAAAGAAGAATTATCCGTGGTAATACAAAGTATCTTATACGTATCGGCAGTCATAGCATCCCGCCTTATTTTAATATATTACAATTCGGTTTACGGCAAAAAAATTATCGGCAAAGTAAAAAACATTTTAAGGCGCCGCATTTACGATAAACTGTTAAAACTGGGACCTGCATTTTTAGATGATGAAAGAACAGGTAAATTAGGCTCAACAATGGTAAGCGGAGTAGACTATTTAGAAGGGTATTTAACGCTATACATTCCGCAAATACTTGTGTGTGTAATTGCATGCGGTGCAATGCTCATTTATGTTTTTTCGCTGCATTATGTTTTAGGCATAATATCGACGGCAGCCTTAATCGCCGTATTGATTTCTCCCGTTGCTTTCGGGAAGATACTATCGGAATCTTCCAATGCACATTGGACGGCTTATAGAAATTTAACTGCAGAAATTTTAGACGGTATTCAAGGAATTACAACGGCAAAGGCGTATAATGCACAAGAGAGACTCGGAAAATTATTAAAAGAAAAAATGAGAACACTTTTTTCTGAAACTATGCGCAACTTAAAAGTAAACCTAGCCGAAATAGGTATTTCCAATTTTGCTTCCGGTATAGGTACAAGTTTTACCCTTGCCGTAGCAGCACTATTAACTTCTGTGCATATAATTCCCGCATCCTCATTACTTATTTTACTTTTTATGACCAACGAAGTTTTTAGACCAGCAAACGAATTGGCAGCATACTTTCATCAAGGCTTTATGGGCATAACCTCTATGGGAGGAATTTTTGCCTTACTTGATGAAGAAGAAAAAATAAAAGATGAGGGGACTAAAACCATTGACATAAAATCTGCGGATGGTTTTGAAATAAGATATGAAAATATTGAATTCGCTTACAGCGAAAAAAAGAATACGGTTTTTAAGAATTTAAATTTCACTGTTGCAAAAAATGAAAAACTTGCAGTTGCAGGAGAATCGGGAAGCGGAAAAACTACCATTGTAAATTTATTGTTAAGATTTTATGAACCTACAAGCGGAAGTATTTATATCAACGGTACCGATATAAAAGACTTGACATTAAAATCTTTGCGCAGTTTAATTACGGTAGTTTCGCAAGAAACCTATTTGTTTAACGGAACAATAAAAGAAAATCTTTTACATGCAAATGAAGATGCAGATGAGGAGAAGCTTATAGATGCGTGTAAAGCAGCAAACATTCATTCCTTTATTCAAAGTTTACCGGACGGCTACAATACAAAAGTCGGAGAAAGAGGACTTAACTTTTCGGGAGGGCAACGACAAAGAATTGCAATTGCAAGAGCCGTTTTAAAAAACTCACCGATTGTAGTTCTTGATGAAGCTACTTCCAGCGTGGATACCGAAAATGAAAATGAAATTAAACAAAGTCTTAATCACTTGTTAAGAAACAGAACAAGTATTACGATTGCGCACCGTTTAAATACAATAGAAAACAGTGATAGAATTTTGGTTTTGCACAGAGGAGAAATAGTAGAAGAAGGTTCTTACAAGGAACTTATTTTAAAAGACGGATATTACAAAAAACTTGTAGAAGCGCAACAAGGAGAAAATCAATATGTTTAA
- a CDS encoding metallophosphoesterase family protein: protein MKLLIISDGHGDIEKLKKIKPVADGVDAIIFGGDFAAFKKIETGAPFLNELLKLHKNIFAVLGNCDEPEFEKKLKDAGVSITGEVKNFEGLIFAGSGGGSKFTGTTPYERTDEELVKDLTDAFEKANITEAGNLVLVCHNPPHGAKVDKVAPMVHVGSKGITAFIEKHKPLLVVSGHIHESFAVDKIGETVLVNPGALMEGRYALAEITKTEKGFEVSVELKTLD from the coding sequence ATGAAGTTATTGATTATTTCTGATGGGCATGGGGATATTGAAAAACTAAAAAAAATAAAACCTGTTGCCGATGGGGTTGATGCCATTATTTTCGGAGGGGACTTTGCTGCTTTTAAAAAGATTGAAACGGGGGCTCCTTTTTTAAACGAACTTTTAAAGCTTCATAAAAACATTTTTGCCGTGTTGGGGAATTGCGATGAACCGGAGTTTGAAAAAAAATTAAAAGATGCCGGTGTTTCGATTACGGGCGAGGTAAAAAATTTTGAAGGGCTTATCTTTGCTGGTTCAGGGGGCGGAAGCAAATTTACAGGCACTACGCCCTACGAAAGAACCGATGAAGAGCTTGTAAAAGACTTGACTGATGCCTTTGAAAAAGCAAATATTACCGAAGCCGGTAACTTGGTTTTGGTTTGTCATAATCCTCCGCATGGGGCTAAGGTCGATAAGGTGGCTCCCATGGTTCATGTGGGCTCAAAGGGTATCACTGCCTTTATCGAAAAACATAAGCCGCTTTTGGTTGTGTCGGGGCATATTCACGAGTCCTTTGCGGTAGATAAAATCGGGGAAACTGTTTTGGTAAATCCCGGTGCCCTGATGGAAGGCCGCTATGCTCTTGCCGAGATTACAAAAACCGAAAAGGGCTTTGAAGTTTCGGTAGAATTAAAAACCTTAGATTAA
- a CDS encoding aldehyde dehydrogenase, whose amino-acid sequence MNQDIETIVKNCRIFFETNKTKSYEFRISQLLKLQEVLNQNKKELLNALYSDLHKTEMEGFFSEFAIVRGELKFAIKHLKKWIKPKRVPTSIAHFKSSSKIMYEPFGTVLIMSPWNYPLNLTLAPLVGAIAAGNCAVVKPSNYSPATSEVIKKIISENFPPEYISVITGGREENSKLLEQRFDYIFFTGGTTVGKLVMEAAAKYVTPVTLELGGKSPCVVEKSANLKVAARRIAFGKYLNAGQTCVAPDYLLIQDEVKEKFIEELKEALKEFFPTETYLDMHLPHIVNEKHFDRLMGLIEGEKIITGSNGEKNRKFIEPTVLDNITFDSKIMQEEIFGPILPVISFKTIEEAIKLIKSREKPLASYLFTTDSNIEKKFLNEVSFGGGCINDTIVHLASDYLPFGGVGFSGIGKYHGDESFKVFSNAKSILKKSNLIDIKLRYHPYSEKKLNIINKMM is encoded by the coding sequence ATGAATCAAGATATAGAAACAATCGTAAAAAATTGCAGGATTTTTTTTGAAACAAATAAAACAAAAAGCTATGAGTTTAGGATTTCTCAATTATTAAAATTGCAGGAAGTCTTAAACCAAAACAAAAAAGAACTTTTAAATGCCCTTTATTCCGACTTACACAAAACCGAAATGGAAGGCTTCTTTTCGGAATTTGCTATCGTGCGCGGAGAACTTAAATTTGCAATCAAGCACTTAAAAAAATGGATTAAACCTAAAAGGGTTCCGACCTCGATTGCTCATTTTAAAAGCTCAAGCAAAATAATGTATGAGCCCTTCGGCACCGTACTCATCATGTCGCCATGGAACTATCCTTTAAATTTAACCCTTGCTCCCTTGGTCGGTGCCATTGCTGCAGGGAACTGTGCCGTTGTAAAGCCCTCAAATTATTCGCCTGCAACATCGGAGGTTATAAAAAAAATAATCTCCGAAAACTTTCCGCCGGAATATATATCGGTAATTACCGGAGGGCGGGAAGAAAACTCAAAACTTTTGGAGCAGCGCTTTGACTACATCTTTTTTACGGGCGGAACAACTGTCGGCAAACTCGTAATGGAAGCGGCGGCCAAATATGTAACCCCCGTAACCTTGGAGCTCGGCGGAAAATCTCCCTGCGTAGTCGAAAAATCGGCAAACTTAAAAGTTGCAGCCCGCCGAATAGCTTTTGGAAAATACCTTAACGCCGGACAAACCTGCGTAGCCCCAGATTATCTTTTAATTCAAGATGAGGTAAAAGAAAAATTTATCGAAGAATTAAAAGAGGCTTTAAAAGAATTTTTCCCCACGGAAACCTATTTGGACATGCACCTTCCACACATCGTAAACGAAAAACATTTTGACCGCCTCATGGGTTTAATTGAAGGAGAAAAAATAATCACGGGCAGCAATGGAGAAAAAAACAGAAAATTTATTGAGCCCACGGTTTTGGATAATATCACCTTTGATTCCAAAATAATGCAGGAAGAAATTTTCGGGCCCATACTTCCCGTAATAAGTTTTAAGACAATAGAGGAAGCAATTAAACTGATTAAATCCCGCGAAAAACCCCTAGCCTCTTATCTTTTTACAACCGACTCAAATATAGAAAAGAAATTCCTCAATGAAGTTTCTTTCGGGGGCGGCTGTATCAACGATACGATAGTCCACTTGGCAAGCGATTACCTTCCCTTCGGAGGAGTCGGCTTTAGCGGCATAGGAAAATACCATGGAGACGAAAGCTTTAAAGTTTTCAGCAATGCAAAAAGCATCCTAAAAAAATCAAACCTCATCGACATTAAACTCCGCTATCATCCTTATTCCGAAAAAAAATTAAACATAATAAACAAGATGATGTAG
- the tsaD gene encoding tRNA (adenosine(37)-N6)-threonylcarbamoyltransferase complex transferase subunit TsaD encodes MKILGIESSCDETAAAVVEDGNKILSNIVATQIPFHKMYNGVVPEIASRKHTEWILPVVKQALAEAGLSLEEIDGIAATGRPGLMGSLLVGLTFAKTLAWSSNKPFIAVNHMLGHLYASHLENDIPYPYLGLLVSGGHSIICKVNNFDDIEVLGTTIDDAPGEAFDKVAKFYNLGYPGGAVIDKLAKNGNPKAANFPMPIIHKEGHKYDVSYSGLKTAVINQIDQFWNKDFEKTPENIAAAFQTRAVKILLRPLLDASIDTGLKTIVAGGGVAANSLLREKLAEHKELKCIFPSLKFCTDNAAMIAGLGYHYLKRGDRTPFTVEASARVEGFSKKGRQ; translated from the coding sequence ATGAAGATATTAGGAATAGAAAGTTCTTGCGATGAAACTGCTGCAGCAGTCGTCGAGGACGGAAATAAAATTTTAAGCAATATTGTTGCAACACAAATTCCGTTTCATAAAATGTATAACGGCGTCGTTCCCGAAATAGCAAGCAGAAAACATACCGAATGGATTTTGCCCGTTGTTAAACAGGCCTTAGCAGAAGCCGGTCTGAGCCTTGAAGAAATAGACGGCATCGCCGCCACCGGAAGGCCGGGCCTCATGGGTTCCCTTTTAGTGGGGCTTACCTTTGCAAAAACCCTTGCATGGTCTTCAAATAAACCCTTTATTGCCGTAAATCACATGCTGGGACATCTATATGCAAGCCATCTGGAAAATGATATTCCCTACCCATATCTGGGGCTTTTAGTTTCAGGCGGGCACTCGATTATCTGCAAGGTAAATAACTTTGACGATATTGAAGTCCTCGGCACTACAATCGACGATGCTCCGGGAGAAGCCTTTGACAAGGTCGCCAAGTTTTATAATTTGGGATACCCGGGAGGAGCCGTAATCGACAAACTCGCCAAAAACGGAAATCCCAAGGCGGCTAACTTCCCCATGCCTATAATCCACAAGGAAGGGCATAAGTACGATGTTTCTTATTCGGGATTAAAAACTGCCGTTATAAATCAGATAGACCAATTTTGGAATAAGGACTTTGAAAAAACACCCGAGAACATTGCAGCCGCCTTCCAGACAAGGGCGGTAAAAATTTTGCTCAGGCCTCTTTTGGATGCTTCGATAGATACGGGCTTAAAAACGATAGTAGCAGGCGGAGGAGTTGCGGCAAATTCTCTCCTGAGGGAAAAACTTGCCGAGCACAAAGAATTAAAGTGCATATTCCCCTCGCTTAAATTCTGTACGGATAATGCGGCGATGATTGCAGGCCTCGGCTATCATTACCTAAAACGCGGAGACAGAACGCCCTTTACAGTCGAAGCCTCCGCCCGAGTTGAAGGCTTCAGCAAAAAAGGCAGGCAATAG
- a CDS encoding helix-turn-helix transcriptional regulator, with amino-acid sequence MKEKTKDETIIIKLYEGIHLEIYDTYTEKSYSLKGEPRNVFRIDFCFQGILEGQFENQTFSYLGEKETAINYEKLALSKSFFPLKFYKGISILFFLDKINSNFKNTAQLFNIDVEKICKNLDLQDGWYKIKINSEISYIMNTLYKKQSLKHIEYFQIKLFEILYLLSVINTEEYQKEEFYSGYHINKVKKIHEYAVNNIDKNISFKKMVKNENLSYTIFQKLFKQIYGESPYSYLKKYRLKIAAFYISSTDRKITDIAINCGYLNASKFSDAFKSVYGINPIQYRNGEKPTITK; translated from the coding sequence ATGAAAGAAAAAACAAAAGACGAGACCATTATAATAAAGTTATATGAGGGGATACATCTGGAAATATACGACACTTATACCGAGAAATCATATAGCTTAAAAGGAGAACCTAGGAATGTTTTTAGAATCGATTTCTGCTTTCAAGGGATTCTGGAAGGTCAATTTGAAAATCAAACTTTTTCGTATTTAGGAGAAAAAGAAACAGCTATAAATTATGAAAAACTTGCATTATCAAAAAGCTTTTTTCCACTGAAGTTTTATAAGGGTATAAGTATACTATTCTTTCTTGATAAAATAAATTCGAATTTCAAAAATACTGCACAATTATTTAATATAGATGTTGAAAAAATATGCAAAAATTTAGATTTGCAGGACGGATGGTATAAAATAAAAATTAATTCCGAGATATCTTATATAATGAATACACTGTATAAAAAACAAAGCTTGAAACATATAGAGTACTTTCAAATTAAATTATTCGAAATTCTATATCTTTTAAGTGTAATCAATACGGAAGAATACCAAAAAGAAGAATTTTATTCGGGTTATCACATCAATAAGGTAAAAAAAATTCATGAATATGCCGTTAATAATATAGATAAAAATATATCTTTTAAAAAGATGGTTAAAAATGAAAATTTAAGCTACACCATTTTTCAAAAATTATTTAAGCAAATTTACGGAGAAAGCCCTTACTCATATTTAAAAAAATATCGATTAAAAATTGCAGCATTTTATATTTCCTCTACCGATAGAAAAATTACCGATATAGCTATAAATTGCGGATACTTAAATGCAAGTAAATTTTCTGATGCATTTAAATCCGTTTACGGCATCAACCCAATCCAATACAGAAATGGAGAAAAACCTACAATAACTAAATAA
- a CDS encoding radical SAM protein — MLSFEDFSFKEYDSCTLCPKNCKVNRNKGEKGFCRETRELRLAWAGLHFGEEPPITGAGGSGTIFVTGCNLRCSFCQNYQISQEGMGRAVSLEEFVNLCFMLEKEGAENINIVTGSHAIPAIALGLKEAKGRGLKIPVVWNSSAYEAEEAISLLSDCVDGWLPDLKTLNPQISSQVFYAPDYPETATRAILKMAGLSPLKIGTENKEKYPLGKLYSGVIVRHLALPSRIADSKAVLRWFAKNLRGRALISVMTQYTPVKRTAGIKNYSLFENRMLSLKEDETLKDLLSSLKIDEGFYQELAASDDWLPDFNRVQTFSSELSKPLWHWKLN, encoded by the coding sequence ATGCTTTCTTTTGAAGATTTTAGTTTTAAAGAATACGATTCATGCACTCTCTGCCCGAAAAATTGCAAGGTAAACCGCAATAAGGGAGAAAAAGGCTTTTGCCGAGAAACAAGAGAGCTGCGCCTTGCATGGGCAGGACTCCACTTTGGGGAAGAGCCTCCAATCACGGGAGCCGGAGGTTCAGGCACAATCTTTGTTACGGGCTGCAACCTTCGCTGTTCCTTTTGCCAAAACTATCAGATATCCCAAGAAGGCATGGGAAGGGCTGTAAGCCTTGAAGAATTCGTAAACTTGTGTTTTATGCTCGAAAAAGAAGGAGCCGAAAACATAAACATCGTTACAGGCAGCCATGCAATCCCTGCAATAGCCCTCGGCCTAAAAGAGGCAAAAGGCCGAGGCTTAAAAATTCCTGTTGTCTGGAATTCTTCCGCCTATGAAGCCGAAGAAGCTATAAGCCTCCTTTCGGACTGTGTTGACGGCTGGCTTCCCGACTTAAAAACCTTAAACCCGCAAATTTCTTCTCAAGTTTTTTACGCACCCGATTATCCTGAAACGGCAACAAGGGCAATCCTAAAAATGGCCGGCCTTTCTCCCTTAAAAATCGGCACGGAAAACAAAGAAAAATATCCTTTAGGAAAACTTTACTCAGGCGTCATAGTCCGCCACCTTGCCCTCCCCTCCCGCATTGCGGACTCGAAGGCTGTCCTAAGATGGTTTGCAAAAAACTTAAGAGGCAGGGCTCTTATTTCGGTGATGACCCAATACACTCCGGTTAAAAGAACGGCCGGCATAAAAAACTATTCTCTCTTTGAAAACCGAATGTTAAGCCTAAAGGAAGACGAAACCTTAAAAGACCTCCTTTCAAGCTTAAAAATAGATGAAGGCTTTTACCAAGAGCTTGCCGCCTCCGATGACTGGCTCCCCGATTTTAACCGCGTACAAACCTTTTCATCGGAACTTTCAAAACCTTTGTGGCATTGGAAGTTAAACTAA
- the rsmG gene encoding 16S rRNA (guanine(527)-N(7))-methyltransferase RsmG, whose protein sequence is MDTDKLLSKSLLSDGLLLKGLKELGINEKAHNKLSELLNIYMRELKMFNASFNLVKVKDDEELIVSHVLDSLSAWHFFYNEIKNTENKAASKNDNEAPITKETFYIADAGTGAGFPGVPLAALFLSLGNLDVKLSLIERMQKRCTFLENVKAVLQLNNTEIIESEAEKAPQNKFDIVTCRAFRTLDKHILNTLLNLAKPKGKLFLYKAMEEKINEETELIKKEGLNYKIEKLDVPFLKKERHLLIIEKP, encoded by the coding sequence ATGGACACCGATAAACTTTTATCAAAGAGCCTTTTATCAGATGGTCTTCTACTAAAGGGCTTAAAAGAATTAGGCATAAACGAAAAGGCTCATAATAAGCTCTCTGAACTTTTAAACATTTATATGCGGGAACTTAAAATGTTTAACGCCTCATTTAACTTGGTGAAGGTTAAGGACGATGAAGAATTAATCGTATCCCATGTTTTAGATTCCCTTTCGGCTTGGCATTTTTTTTATAACGAAATCAAAAATACCGAAAACAAAGCCGCAAGTAAAAATGATAATGAAGCCCCCATTACAAAAGAGACTTTTTACATTGCCGATGCCGGAACCGGAGCGGGCTTTCCCGGAGTCCCCCTTGCGGCTCTCTTTCTTTCTTTAGGCAATTTAGATGTAAAACTTTCTTTAATCGAAAGAATGCAAAAGCGATGCACATTTTTAGAAAACGTCAAGGCTGTTCTCCAATTAAATAACACCGAGATCATCGAAAGCGAAGCTGAAAAAGCCCCTCAAAATAAATTTGACATTGTAACCTGCAGAGCCTTCCGCACCTTGGATAAGCACATTCTAAACACCCTTTTAAATCTTGCAAAGCCTAAGGGTAAATTATTTTTATACAAGGCCATGGAAGAAAAAATAAACGAAGAAACGGAGCTTATCAAAAAAGAAGGTCTAAATTATAAAATAGAAAAACTTGATGTTCCTTTTTTAAAAAAAGAGAGACACCTTCTCATAATCGAAAAACCTTAA
- a CDS encoding ABC transporter ATP-binding protein codes for MFKEKYKPLIKMTKYISFYKKEFIISIIYGIFNSVFALLTVLTGAYIASAALFKMSTGKILYLFIPLIIFIIGKGLFAFLEMYECHLVSYGVIEKIRNLLYDSISKTAPQSTSKKRSGSITSVFVEDVEATEVFYAHTAGSYIIAFVCTVLYLITLSFLSFKISAAVFAACILVAAVPYFFNPITKKIGEEIRDGLAEVNAEAVDTVQGLREILIFGKEKKYIEKVAADTLRLNKKEIRDGRFKGLHSLVINLITSAVLISTILLAHSEVIAGSLKPEMVSVVIIFSLFAFVPIMSVSVTAGSMNISNGAAKRILDILEEEPAVKDRVPYIPQNKYSVKGNIEFKDVKFSYEKNTEVLHEVNFTVKAGESIALTGESGAGKSTIANLLMRFYEPDSGAIYIDGKNIKDIHQNSLRDIIAYVPQDVYLFNKTIKENISLACPDASDEEIKQSAKVAMADGFIKRLEQGYDTNVGERGVQLSGGEKQRIAIARAVLKNSPILLMDEAVSNLDSESEVLFRQALNNIRKNKTIITIAHRPSTIKEADRVIKIENGKIA; via the coding sequence ATGTTTAAAGAAAAATATAAACCGCTTATAAAAATGACCAAATACATAAGCTTTTATAAAAAAGAATTTATCATTTCGATTATTTACGGAATATTTAACAGTGTTTTTGCTTTACTCACCGTTTTAACGGGCGCATATATAGCTTCAGCGGCTCTGTTTAAAATGAGCACAGGAAAAATACTTTATCTTTTTATACCGCTGATTATTTTTATTATCGGCAAAGGACTTTTTGCCTTTTTGGAAATGTACGAATGTCATTTGGTCTCATACGGTGTAATCGAAAAAATAAGAAACCTTTTATATGATTCGATTTCTAAAACGGCACCGCAATCCACAAGCAAAAAAAGAAGCGGAAGTATTACCTCTGTGTTTGTCGAAGATGTTGAAGCCACTGAAGTTTTTTATGCTCATACCGCAGGCTCTTACATAATTGCATTTGTCTGCACCGTTCTTTATCTTATTACATTAAGTTTTCTTTCATTTAAAATAAGTGCAGCCGTTTTTGCCGCCTGTATTCTTGTTGCAGCCGTTCCGTATTTTTTTAATCCTATTACAAAAAAAATCGGAGAAGAGATACGTGACGGTTTGGCTGAGGTAAATGCCGAAGCTGTAGATACGGTTCAAGGTTTACGTGAGATTTTAATTTTCGGCAAAGAAAAAAAATACATTGAAAAGGTTGCCGCCGACACCTTACGCTTAAATAAAAAAGAAATACGGGACGGGAGATTTAAGGGCTTACACAGTTTGGTAATAAACTTAATTACCTCCGCCGTTTTAATTTCAACAATATTACTTGCTCATTCGGAAGTAATTGCAGGCTCGTTAAAACCCGAAATGGTTTCGGTTGTTATAATATTTTCTCTTTTTGCCTTTGTGCCGATAATGAGCGTTTCGGTTACGGCAGGATCTATGAATATTTCAAATGGAGCGGCAAAAAGAATTTTGGATATATTAGAAGAAGAACCGGCCGTTAAAGACAGAGTGCCATATATTCCGCAAAACAAATATTCGGTTAAGGGAAACATAGAATTCAAAGATGTAAAATTTTCTTACGAAAAAAATACCGAAGTTTTGCACGAAGTTAATTTTACGGTTAAGGCCGGTGAAAGCATTGCTCTTACGGGTGAATCGGGAGCGGGAAAATCTACAATAGCGAATTTACTTATGCGCTTTTACGAACCTGACAGCGGAGCAATTTATATTGACGGAAAAAACATAAAAGACATACACCAAAATTCCCTGAGGGATATAATCGCCTATGTACCGCAGGATGTTTATCTTTTTAATAAAACCATAAAAGAAAACATTTCCCTTGCCTGTCCCGATGCAAGCGATGAAGAAATTAAACAATCTGCTAAGGTTGCGATGGCTGACGGCTTTATTAAAAGGCTGGAACAAGGCTACGATACCAATGTCGGTGAGCGGGGTGTTCAGCTCTCAGGCGGAGAAAAGCAAAGAATTGCTATAGCGCGTGCCGTCTTAAAAAATTCTCCTATATTACTGATGGACGAAGCCGTTTCCAATCTGGATAGTGAAAGCGAAGTACTATTCCGGCAAGCCCTAAATAATATCCGCAAAAATAAAACTATAATAACGATTGCCCATCGTCCTTCTACAATAAAAGAGGCTGACAGGGTTATAAAAATCGAAAACGGAAAAATAGCTTAA